TGTTCAGGGCGGGGCTTTGGCCGTTGCGTCATGTTATCAGGAAGCAGCGCAGACAGAGAAGCCCGCGGTGAGTAACTGAGCGTAAACAAGTTGAAGCGACTCTTTAAGTTGttgcaggagctgaagaagaacggttgtggtttgaattagtgctagagctgctgtgtgtctgctggtgtCGCGCTGCGCGTGACGGAGGAACTTGACCCGAGTTTACGCGCGTGAGGACAAGGACAAGACGCCACTTTTTACCACGCGAAGCGAAACTGAATGTGGAATTATGGCTTTTTAACATTTGATCGCTTGTCGCTTAGTTTTAATAAGTAATGCAGCCTAACTTGAAACGGTTTCTGGATCCCGGGGGGGTTGCTGTAAATTCGGCTTTAAAGTGAATGATGAGTAAAGCAGCATATTCATAAAAATCCCATTTGACTATTTCCAGTGCTGATGTTAGAACCGCACAGCCCATATGGGTGAATTCAAGttaataaaaggaaaaatgaaGATGTTAAATATACTTTATTATTCCATACTGTTATTGGACTGACTGCTTTGTTTCATTAGTGCAGAGTAATGGATTAAGGACACTCCATAATTGACATAATGGGAATCCTAGTTCAGTTATAAGGATCAGACACAAgccaattaaaataaattactaAACTTAACCAAAATGTCTTTCTGCAgcattttatacttttacttttatccTCGGTCTCATGCTGGAtgaaagaagctgctgctgtctaGACTGAAGCATCCGTTTCTGTAagtaaatgacaaataaatgtcaGTAACACCCACAAGCTTTTATTTCTCGGTTCTGTGGTTCTCTTGGCTGTTGACAAtctgaatgtaaataaagtgaaaccacgctcttctctctgcagccttGTCAGTGCATCATCATGCCTGATGACATGGCGAGGCCTTTAGTCCGAGGCAGAGGTGAAGGAGGCGCCTCCAGAAATCTCGAAGCCCTCATGCCTGAACCCGGCGCTCTGGTGATTGGCATCTTGGGCACGGGCGACTTCTCCCGTTCGCTGGCCAGGAGGCTGGTGGCCTCCGGCTACCACGTGGTGGTGGGGAGTCGAAACCCCAAACGCTCTTTGCCTCTGTTCCCAGAGGACGCTGaggttacacaaacacacacacagtgacattgacACACTTACCATTTAattactgtttttgtttctctgctcaggGTGATAATTATATTTTACTCAGACTTTTCCCACAAGGGATAATAATTGTTGTGGTATGGGAACAGTGTCAAATAGTCAGTCCCTCATTTtgaaggttagggttagtaTTGTCGGTGTGTAAGTATCTGCCAAGATCAACTCCTCAATTGCAAACagcacaatttaaaaataaatacatgccTGGccatttgaatgaaaatgtgaagaagtatattattaatttaataGTCTGAGAGCTGCATGTTTTCTAAAGCACTTTCGTAACATGGTCTTGTAAAATAGCATTTTTAGCTGATTAATGTCAGAACCCAGTAACTGTGATTGTGACAACATGCCTCTAACATgcatcttctcctctcctgAACGTTTCTGTCTTTATCTTCCAGGTGACGTCTCAGATGGAGGCAGCCACTCAGGCAGACCTGATTTTTATGGCTGTGTTTCCGGAGCATCACTCCACGCTGCTGCAGTTAAAGCCGGCATTAGCGGGGAAGACGCTGGTGGACGTCAGCAATGGTTTGCACCTCAACCGAGATGGGCCTTCAAATGCCAACCAGCTGGCAGATCTGTTTCCAGAAAGTTTTGTAGTGAAAGGGTTCAACACCATATCGGCCTGGACTCTCCAGGTGGGCCCTCGGGATGGAAGCAGGCAGGTAGGACCCAACAGCACCTTGTGGTTTAGATTCAATGAGGTTCAGTGAAACTTGAGGGGAGACAGAATTCTAGTAACTTTTTTGTGGTCAACTTTCCTCCTCAgattttcctctgcagtgacaATCCTAATGCCAAGAACTCAGTGATGCAGCTGTGTCGCAGAATGGGCTTTGTCCCTGTGGATATgggcttcctctcctcttctctggaaATCGAAAACCTCCCCTTCTACCTATTTCCCTCCTGGCACATCCCCGTCATCTGTACTCTGTCGCTGTTCTTCGTTTTCTACCTGTACAACTTCCTCCGTGACATCCTGCATCCCTTCATCAAAGAAGGAAAGAGTGTTTTCTACAAAATGCCCATCGAGACTGTCAATGTCACTCTTCCCTCCGTGGCCTTGGTGATGTTAGCGCTGGTCTACCTGCCTGGTCTGTGTGCTGCTTACCTCCAGTTGTACTGGGGCACCAAGTACAATCGCTTCCCCAACTGGCTGGACCGCTGGCTAACCAGGAGGAAGCAGTTTGGACTGTGCAGCTTCCTGTGCGCAGTTCTGCATGCCGTCTACAGCCTGTGTCTCCCCATGAGAAAGTCGGCCCGCTACAAACTGCTCAATGCCGCTTTTAAACAGgtgagaggaagaaacaagagtgAGATGACTGcatcactaagtcatgtgattgTCCTGTAATATAGATTTATGTATTATTTCTATTCAGGGGCCTTTTGTTTGGCATCTTCTTCTCATGCAAACAAGCAGTGACcagtttattttcactttgaatgaaaacataattaattgTGTCCACTTGTTCGAGATCAGTTTACTATTGTTCTACTTTCATGAGTTTGTTATTGTTTCAGTCAAAACCTGCTGCTCCTGACGTCTTTGTTGTTAATGGTCCAGGTGAAGCAGGGGGTGGAGGACTCGTGGGTGGACGAGGAGGTGTGGAGGATGGAGCTGTACCTCTCGGTGGGCATCATGGCTCTCGGGCTGCTCTCTTTGCTCGCCGTCACCTCGCTGCCCTCTGTGGCCAACGCTGTCAACTGGAGGGAGTTCAGCTTCATACAggtgcacacagacagacacacacatggacatgtCAGGTTAATACAGGCTGCCAAATGGATTTCTGggtaaaagacacacacacacaaagcttgaCATGTAGACAGGCAGGTGTCACGCTGATGTGTGGACAGTTGTTTCCTCTGTGCTCACATGgtcctgcagtcacacacacattcacacaccatGACTCCATGTCGTCCTGCAGCTTCCCCAGAATTAAACCTGGGCTGTGACAGAACCATCAGCAGTGCTGTGACTCATTcacttcctcccctcccctcccctctcctacCTCCCCCTCCTTGACTTCCTTCATCTTGCCCTCCATATTTCCCGGTCTCGAGGTCCATctgagcagttttttttcttctttcatctctctgtAATCCGCTGACAGTCAGATTAGTCATGTGCCGAGACCATACGTGATGAAAGGCAGCTTTCTGCCCAGcagtgcatgagtgtgtgtgtgtgcgtgagtgtgtgagatgtgCTCGTGTGTGTCTGAGCATCAGTCTCTTTCAGTATTTACCAACTACAAATAAAGCTCAACTTTAGTCCCTGAAGGTGGAACAACGTCCACTTCAAAACTGCATGTTTTACTACGTTAACGCTCCTGATGGGGGCGAGAataaccccccccaaaaaatcatGGAAACAAAAGTTCTGTATAGAATACTGTGCATATATTGGTAggtaaatattgatttaaaatattttatcattgCATTAGTTTTGTGTGTGCAATACTTGTAATGTTGAAATTCTTTGGAATATTACTTCACCAGAGCAGGATGCATTTTCAATATATGGCAGTAATGGAGGCAAAAGGAAGCCAGGattaacactttttatttcctACATTCATGAGTAGTTGTTAGAGTCACAGTAGTTGTGGTCCCCACATTACATCAAATTATATGTAATGATAGATAATATCATCATATGACGAGTTCTACTTTACAGAAACGACTTCATTGTGCAGCAGATTAGTTTTGAACAACAACTAATCTGAGGACGTTGTCTTGTTACATTTCTGCATCAAAAACAACCCCTTCTGTCTCCCCCTGCAGTCCACACTAGGTTACTGCGCCTTGTCCATGGCCACCATCCACACGCTCCTCTTCGGCTGGGATCGCGCCTTCGCTCCGGACCAGTACCGCTTCCACCTGCCCCCCACCTTCGTGCTGGTCCTGATCCTCCCGATGGTGGCGCTGCTGGGCCGCCTGGCGCTCCTCCTGCCCTGCGTGGCCCTTCGGCTCCGGAAGATCCGCCGCGGCTGGGAGAGGAGCCAGCACATCCGCTTCACCCTGACGGACGGCCACAGCAACGGGCTGGAGGACGT
The genomic region above belongs to Paralichthys olivaceus isolate ysfri-2021 chromosome 24, ASM2471397v2, whole genome shotgun sequence and contains:
- the LOC109639745 gene encoding metalloreductase STEAP3; this encodes MPDDMARPLVRGRGEGGASRNLEALMPEPGALVIGILGTGDFSRSLARRLVASGYHVVVGSRNPKRSLPLFPEDAEVTSQMEAATQADLIFMAVFPEHHSTLLQLKPALAGKTLVDVSNGLHLNRDGPSNANQLADLFPESFVVKGFNTISAWTLQVGPRDGSRQIFLCSDNPNAKNSVMQLCRRMGFVPVDMGFLSSSLEIENLPFYLFPSWHIPVICTLSLFFVFYLYNFLRDILHPFIKEGKSVFYKMPIETVNVTLPSVALVMLALVYLPGLCAAYLQLYWGTKYNRFPNWLDRWLTRRKQFGLCSFLCAVLHAVYSLCLPMRKSARYKLLNAAFKQVKQGVEDSWVDEEVWRMELYLSVGIMALGLLSLLAVTSLPSVANAVNWREFSFIQSTLGYCALSMATIHTLLFGWDRAFAPDQYRFHLPPTFVLVLILPMVALLGRLALLLPCVALRLRKIRRGWERSQHIRFTLTDGHSNGLEDVSNV